Proteins encoded within one genomic window of Oryza glaberrima chromosome 12, OglaRS2, whole genome shotgun sequence:
- the LOC127756278 gene encoding aspartic proteinase nepenthesin-1-like — translation MTTPGLLNFTVNKNYSPKVAYFFSKQFSIGEPPLLVSAEADTGNDLVWVKCSPCNGCDLPPSPLYDQAQSSSSGELPCSSRLCKALGSRRVISDQCTDDPPLCSYRYVYGLSGDHYTQGVLGTETFTFGDGYVANNVGFGCSDTISGSHFGGTAGLVGLRRGTLSLVSQLGASRFAYCLAAEPNVESTILFGSLAALHTSAGDVSSTPLVKNPRRYTLYYINLLGISFGESRLLIEDGTFATNIIFDSGTTYTFLKVAAYQVVRQAVTSEIQSAGYEVVSAGGGNNKLDTCFEANQQAVEQMPPLVLHFDGART, via the exons atgactacccCGGGCTTActaaatttcactgttaaca AAAATTATAGCCCCAAAGTGGCATATTTCTTCTCAAAGCAGTTCAGCATCGGCGAGCCACCGCTGCTCGTCTCGGCGGAGGCCGACACCGGCAACGACCTTGTGTGGGTGAAGTGCAGCCCCTGCAACGGCTGTGATCTACCGCCGAGCCCCTTGTACGACCAGGCGCAGTCGAGCagctccggcgagctcccgtGCTCGAGCCGGCTGTGCAAGGCACTCGGCAGCCGCCGCGTCATCTCCGACCAGTGCACCGACGACCCACCGCTGTGCAGCTACCGCTACGTGTACGGCCTCTCAGGAGACCATTACACGCAGGGCGTCCTCGGGACGGAGACCTTCACCTTCGGCGACGGCTACGTCGCCAACAACGTCGGGTTCGGCTGCAGCGACACGATCAGCGGCAGCCATTTCGGCGGCACGGCCGGCCTGGTCGGGCTCAGGAGGGGCACACTGTCCCTCGTCTCGCAGCTCGGCGCTAGCCGTTTCGCCTACTGCCTCGCTGCTGAACCCAACGTCGAGAGCACGATCCTTTTCGGCTCCCTCGCCGCCCTGCACACGAGCGCCGGAGACGTGTCATCGACGCCGCTGGTCAAGAACCCCCGACGATACACGCTCTACTACATAAACCTGCTGGGCATCTCGTTCGGAGAAAGTCGTCTCCTGATCGAGGACGGCACGTTCGCCACCAACa TCATCTTCGACTCCGGCACGACGTACACTTTCCTCAAGGTAGCGGCGTACCAGGTGGTCAGGCAGGCCGTCACGTCGGAGATACAGAGCGCGGGCTACGAGGTGGTCAGCGCCGGCGGTGGCAACAACAAACTCGACACTTGCTTCGAGGCGAATCAACAGGCGGTGGAGCAGATGCCGCCGCTCGTGCTGCACTTCGATGGGGCGCGGACATGA
- the LOC127756279 gene encoding phytosulfokine receptor 1-like, with amino-acid sequence MSSINSQFWPLFFLFFLAWQLPRGVFTCTPADRSALSGFSDSLDAGIAAWPGGGGGAVNSSFDCCRWPGVHCRLFGASELRVVRLDLAGRGLAGGLNLQGGSLARLEKLSFLNLSLNSLHGPIPPELLLRMPRLRVLDLSHNSFTGELGDAAGSSDPGYSELVHLDVSFNSLSVLRDGVFRRLPRLRNFSEESNLLAGTVPHTLSSCSELEHLNMENNSLHGALDLNFTRLPRLRAVRLGWNLLRGRIPASLSHCRHLRVVNLRRNFLSGPVPSALRRLQSLAFFNVGNNSITGIAQALQVLQDCRALSVLILTMNFHGEEMPAGGDGGDAGGVRGFPRLQLLGIASCALRGAVPPWLRTSAHLTVLDLSWNRLTGTVPPWLGGFDALYRIDLSGNALTGDIPLALTRLKSLAAGDDMKASQQKLRLSDYGVRLYNWHVDRGELCVNILNLSCNALSGPIPATLASLQALDLSHNELAGEIPASLTGLTFLSCFDVSYNRLRGVIPNVSQFSTFPCSSFAGNPGLHGEYCDGDALGRAGTGANGWWSYDTVGEIFGLPFLLGFADGLVVTVLFAYVMSPYQRTLQGKVGVARN; translated from the exons ATGAGCTCTATCAACTCCCAATTTTGGccactcttcttcctcttcttcctcgcatGGCAGCTCCCTCGTGGCGTGTTCACGTGCACTCCCGCCGACCGGAGCGCGCTCTCCGGCTTCTCCGACAGTCTCGACGCGGGGATCGCGGCGtggccaggcggcggcggcggcgctgtgaACTCTTCTTTCGACTGTTGCCGGTGGCCGGGGGTTCATTGCCGCCTGTTCGGGGCGTCCGAGCTCCGGGTGGTCCGCCTGGACCTCGCCGGCagggggctcgccggcggcctgAACCTGCAGGGCGGCTCACTCGCTCGTCTGGAGAAGCTGAGCTTCCTCAACCTGTCCTTGAACTCCCTCCACGGACCCATCCCGCCGGAGCTGCTCCTGCGCATGCCGCGGCTGCGTGTTCTGGACTTGAGCCACAACAGCTTCACCGGCGAGCTCGGAGATGCGGCGGGGTCGTCGGATCCCGGCTACTCGGAGCTCGTGCACCTCGACGTCTCCTTCAACAGCCTGAGCGTGCTGCGCGACGGCGTGTTCCGGCGGCTTCCGCGGCTGCGGAACTTCTCGGAGGAGTCCAACCTGCTCGCCGGGACGGTGCCGCACACGCTGTCGTCGTGCTCGGAGCTCGAGCACCTGAACATGGAGAACAACTCCCTCCATGGCGCCCTCGACTTGAACTTCACGCGGCTCCCGAGGCTCCGCGCCGTCCGCCTCGGCTGGAACCTGCTGCGCGGCCGCATCCCGGCGAGCCTCTCGCACTGCCGCCATCTCAGGGTGGTCAACCTTCGCCGGAACTTCCTCTCCGGGCCGGTCCCCTcggcgctccggcggctgcAGTCTCTGGCCTTCTTCAACGTCGGTAACAACAGCATCACCGGCATCGCGCAAGCGCTCCAGGTGCTCCAAGATTGCCGCGCCCTCTCCGTCCTCATCCTGACGATGAACTTCCACGGCGAGGAGATGCCtgcgggtggcgacggcggggacGCCGGAGGAGTCCGAGGGTTCCCACGGCTTCAGCTTCTCGGCATCGCCAGCTGCGCGCTCcgcggcgccgtgccgccgtgGCTGCGGACTAGTGCCCATCTGACCGTGCTGGACCTGTCGTGGAACCGGTTAACCGGCACCGTGCCCCCGTGGCTCGGCGGCTTCGACGCGCTGTACCGGATAGACCTCTCCGGCAACGCGCTCACCGGCGACATACCGCTTGCTCTGACCCGCCTGAAGtcactcgccgccggcgacgacatgAAGGCGAGCCAGCAGAAGCTTCGGCTGTCCGACTACGGCGTGCGGTTGTACAACTGGCACGTCGACCGCGGCGAGCTCTG TGTCAACATCCTCAACCTGAGCTGCAACGCGCTGTCCGGGCCGATACCGGCGACGCTGGCGTCGCTGCAGGCGCTGGACCTGTCGCAcaacgagctcgccggcgagataCCGGCGTCGCTGACGGGGCTCACCTTCCTGTCCTGCTTCGACGTCTCGTACAACCGTCTCCGCGGCGTGATCCCGAACGTCAGCCAGTTCTCCACCTTCCCCTGCTCCAGCTTCGCCGGCAACCCGGGTCTCCACGGCGAGTactgcgacggcgacgcgctcgGCCGGGCTGGAACCGGGGCAAACGGCTGGTGGAGTTATGACACGGTCGGCGAGATCTTCGGGCTGCCGTTTTTGCTGGGTTTTGCTGATGGTCTGGTTGTCACGGTACTGTTTGCTTATGTGATGTCGCCGTATCAAAGGACTTTGCAGGGTAAGGTGGGTGTGGCTCGAAATTAA
- the LOC127756831 gene encoding beta-glucosidase 38, whose product MKMPLLLLIAIVVVSLSRGNGEQTDLTRETFPAGFVFGTASSAYQVEGNALQYGRGPCIWDTFLMQPGVTPDNSTANVTVDEYHRYMDDVDNMVRVGFDAYRFSISWSRIFPSGLGKINKDGVDYYHRLIDYMLANNIIPYVVLYHYDLPQVLHDQYKGWLHPRIVRDFVRFADFCFKTYGHKVKNWFTINEPRMMANHGYGDGFFPPGRCTGCQPGGNSATEPYIAAHNLLLSHAAAVRTYRDKYQAIQKGKIGILLDFVWYEPLTDKEEDHEAAHRAREFTLGWYLHPITYGHYPETMQNAVKERLPNFTREQSEMIKGSADYIAINHYTTYYVSHHVNKTSISYLNDWDVKISYERNGVPIGKQAYSNWLYVVPWGIYKAVMHVKEKYKDPIIIIGENGIDQPGNETLPGALYDFFRIQYFDQYLHELKRAIKDGARVTGYFAWSLLDNFEWRLGFTSKFGIVYVDRSTFTRYPKDSTRWFRKMIKSEV is encoded by the exons ATGAAGATGCCATTGCTACTCCtcatcgccatcgtcgtcgtctccctctCCCGTGGCAACGGGGAGCAGACTGACCTCACGCGGGAGACGTTCCCCGCGGGCTTCGTCTTCGGCACCGCGTCGTCGGCGTACCAGGTTGAGGGGAACGCCCTCCAGTATGGCCGAGGGCCCTGCATCTGGGACACCTTCCTGATGCAACCTG GTGTAACTCCTGATAATTCGACCGCGAATGTGACCGTCGACGAGTACCACCGCTACATG GATGATGTGGACAACATGGTGAGAGTGGGCTTCGACGCGTATCGCTTCTCGATCTCCTGGTCTCGCATTTTCCCCA GTGGACTTGGGAAGATTAACAAAGACGGCGTGGATTATTACCACAGGCTCATTGATTACATGCTTGCTAACA ACATTATTCCATATGTTGTGCTCTACCACTACGACCTTCCACAGGTGCTCCATGATCAATACAAGGGATGGCTACACCCCAGAATTGT GAGAGATTTTGTGAGATTTGCAGACTTCTGCTTCAAGACATATGGTCATAAGGTGAAGAACTGGTTTACCATTAACGAACCTAGGATGATGGCAAATCATGGCTACGGTGACGGCTTCTTCCCCCCTGGCAGATGCACCGGCTGCCAACCCGGTGGGAATTCCGCCACCGAGCCTTACATCGCAGCCCATAACCTTCTCCTTTCACATGCCGCTGCTGTCAGGACATATCGCGACAAGTACCAG GCTATTCAGAAGGGGAAGATTGGCATCCTTCTCGATTTTGTATGGTATGAGCCACTCACCGACAAAGAAGAGGATCACGAAGCTGCACATAGAGCCAGGGAGTTCACCCTTGGCTG GTACCTGCACCCGATTACATATGGTCATTACCCAGAAACTATGCAGAATGCTGTTAAGGAAAGGCTGCCCAATTTCACACGTGAGCAGTCTGAGATGATAAAAGGATCAGCGGATTATATTGCGATCAACCATTACACAACTTATTATGTCAGTCACCACGTCAACAAGACATCCATCAGCTATCTCAATGATTGGGATGTGAAAATTTCAT ATGAGCGTAACGGTGTGCCAATTGGGAAACAG GCGTACTCGAACTGGCTTTATGTTGTTCCTTGGGGGATCTACAAAGCTGTCATGCATGTCAAGGAGAAGTACAAGGACCCCATTATAATCATCGGAGAAAATG GCATTGACCAGCCAGGCAATGAGACCCTACCTGGTGCACTGTATGACTTCTTCAGGATACAATATTTTGATCAGTACCTCCATGAGCTTAAGAGGGCGATCAAGGATGGTGCAAGGGTCACTGGGTATTTTGCTTGGTCCCTGCTTGACAACTTCGAGTGGCGGCTCGGGTTCACTTCAAAATTCGGAATCGTCTATGTAGACCGGAGCACTTTCACACGGTACCCTAAAGACTCAACACGTTGGTTCAGGAAGATGATAAAAAGTGAGGTTTGA
- the LOC127756223 gene encoding chloroplast stem-loop binding protein of 41 kDa b, chloroplastic, with protein MAATASLKSSLLLPSPISDFSSAALSISTQARRRSWQPRGARMQVAAAADSKNILVMGGTRFIGVFLSRLLVKEGHQVTLFTRGKAPITQQLPGESDAEFAEFSSKVLHLKGDRQDFDFVKTSLAAKGFDVVYDINGREAVEVAPILDALPNLEQYIYCSSAGVYLKSDLLPHFETDAVDPKSRHKGKLETESLLETRDVNWTSIRPVYIYGPLNYNPVEEWFFHRLKAGRPIPVPGAGNQITQLGHVKDLATAFVLTLGNPKASKQVFNISGAKYVTFDGLARACAKAGGFPEPEIVHYNPKDFDFGKKKAFPFRDQHFFASIEKATLELGWKPEYDLVEGLTDSYNLDFGRGTFRKAADFTTDDMILGKKLVSV; from the exons atggcagcAACAGCCTCCCTGAAGAGCAGCCTCCTGCTACCATCTCCTATCTCTGACTTCAGTAGTGCAGCACTCTCCATCTCAACCCAG GCTAGGAGGAGGTCATGGCAGCCAAGGGGGGCAAGGATGCAGGTAGCAGCAGCTGCAGACTCCAAGAACATTCTTGTGATGGGGGGAACCAGGTTCATTGGTGTCTTCTTGTCCAGGCTCCTTGTCAAGGAGGGGCACCAG GTCACATTGTTCACTAGAGGAAAGGCCCCCATTACCCAGCAGTTGCCAGGAGAGTCAGATGCAGAGTTTGCAGAGTTCTCTTCAAAG GTGTTGCACTTGAAAGGTGACAGGCAAGACTTTGATTTCGTTAAGACAAGCCTTGCGGCAAAGGGCTTCGATGTTGTTTACGACATAAACG GGAGAGAAGCTGTTGAGGTAGCCCCAATCCTAGACGCATTGCCGAACCTTGAACA GTACATCTACTGCTCATCAGCAGGAGTGTACCTGAAATCAGACCTGCTCCCGCACTTCGAG ACCGACGCCGTCGACCCGAAGAGCCGGCACAAGGGGAAGCTGGAGACGGAGAGCCTGCTGGAGACCCGGGACGTGAACTGGACGTCGATCAGGCCGGTGTACATCTACGGCCCGCTCAACTACAACCCCGTGGAGGAGTGGTTCTTCCACCGGCTCAAGGCTGGCCGCCCCATCCCTGTCCCCGGCGCCGGCAACCAAATCACCCAGCTAGGCCATGTCAAG GACTTGGCGACGGCGTTCGTGCTGACGCTCGGCAACCCGAAGGCGAGCAAGCAGGTGTTCAACATCTCCGGCGCCAAGTACGTCACCTTCGACGGTCTAGCACGGGCGTGCGCCAAG GCTGGAGGATTCCCCGAGCCGGAGATCGTCCACTACAACCCCAAGGACTTCGATTTCGGGAAGAAGAAGGCCTTCCCCTTCAGAGACCAG CATTTCTTCGCGTCAATCGAGAAGGCGACCTTGGAGCTCGGGTGGAAGCCGGAGTACGACCTGGTGGAGGGCCTCACCGACTCGTACAACCTCGACTTCGGCCGCGGCACGTTCAGGAAGGCGGCCGACTTCACCACCGACGACATGATCCTCGGCAAGAAGCTCGTCAGCGtctga